In Agelaius phoeniceus isolate bAgePho1 chromosome 14, bAgePho1.hap1, whole genome shotgun sequence, a single genomic region encodes these proteins:
- the SASH3 gene encoding SAM and SH3 domain-containing protein 3 isoform X2: MLRRKPSNAGDKEPGHRKLSLQRSSSFKDFNKSKVSSPVSSEEFSLEENIPEDDASSASAEEGARSSGTKLGRKWRAVISRTMNRKMGRMAVRALAEGKQGEVEAERPCPLSPASSVEEQSHDKVPLSYLELEEEEDGRPALRRQMSSGSDIPSPGDPRDSQQLEETVPAYTGPFCGRARVHTDFTPSPYDKDSLKLRKGDIIGIIEKPPVGTWTGLLHNRVGSFKFIYVDVIPEETVPARRSRSSSRNKRLKPKTLHELLERINLQEHTPTLLLNGYQTLEDFKELRETHLNELHIMDPQHRAKLLTAAELLLDYDTASEPEDGDSTEALPSPSEPKGDIPRDSGCFEGSETLDGSREEAELGGPEEQLAGPEEQLGGLSMAESP; the protein is encoded by the exons ATGCTGCGCCGCAAGCCTTCCAACGCCGGCGACAAGGAGCCGGGACACAGGAAG CTTTCCCTACAGCGTTCCAGCAGCTTCAAGGATTTCAACAAGTCCAAGGTCAGTTCCCCCGTGTCAAGCGAGgagttcagcctggaggagaat ATCCCTGAGGAtgatgccagcagtgccagtgctgaGGAGGGCGCACGGAGCAGCGGGACCAAGCTGGGCAGGAAGTGGCGGGCAGTCATCTCCCGCACCATGAACCGCAAGATGGGCAGGATGGCTGTGAGAGCGCTGGCCGAGGGCAAG cagggagaggtggAGGCAGAGAGGCCAtgccccctgtccccagccagcagcgtggaagagcagagccatgaCAAGGTGCCCCTGTCGTacctggagctggaggaggaggaggatgggcgCCCAGCCCTCAGACGCCAGATGTCCAGCG GCAGCgacattcccagccctggcgatcccagggacagccagcagctggaggagaccgtCCCAGCCTACACTGGCCCCTTCTGTGGCCGGGCCCGTGTCCACACCGACTTCACCCCCAGCCCCTATGACAAGGACTCCCTGAAGCTGCGG AAAGGGGACATCATCGGCATCATTGAGAAGCCACCTGTGGGCACCTGGACCGGGCTGCTCCACAACAGGGTGGGCTCCTTCAAGTTCATCTACGTGGATGTGATCCCTGAGGAGACGGTCCCTGCCCGCAGGAGCCGGAGCTCCAGCCGGAACAAGCGCCTCAAGCCCAAGACCCTCCATGAGCTGCTGGAGCGCATCAACctgcag GAACAcacccccaccctcctgctgaaTGGGTACCAGACCCTGGAGGACTTCAAGGAGCTGCGGGAGACCCACCTGAATGAACTGCACATCATGGACCCCCAGCACCGCGCCAAGCTGCTGACGGCTGCCGAGCTCCTCCTGGACTATGACA cagccagtGAGCCAGAGGATGGTGACAGCACTGAGGCCCTGCCATCACCCTCAGAGCCCAAGGGGGACATTCCCCGGGACTCCGGCTGCTTCGAGGGATCAGAGACCCTGGATGGCAGCCGGGAGGAGGCCGAGCTGGGGGgtcctgaggagcagctggcgggtcctgaggagcagctggggggtCTCTCCATGGCAGAATCCCCTTGA
- the SASH3 gene encoding SAM and SH3 domain-containing protein 3 isoform X4, whose product MLRRKPSNAGDKEPGHRKLSLQRSSSFKDFNKSKVSSPVSSEEFSLEENIPEDDASSASAEEGARSSGTKLGRKWRAVISRTMNRKMGRMAVRALAEGKGEVEAERPCPLSPASSVEEQSHDKVPLSYLELEEEEDGRPALRRQMSSGSDIPSPGDPRDSQQLEETVPAYTGPFCGRARVHTDFTPSPYDKDSLKLRKGDIIGIIEKPPVGTWTGLLHNRVGSFKFIYVDVIPEETVPARRSRSSSRNKRLKPKTLHELLERINLQEHTPTLLLNGYQTLEDFKELRETHLNELHIMDPQHRAKLLTAAELLLDYDTASEPEDGDSTEALPSPSEPKGDIPRDSGCFEGSETLDGSREEAELGGPEEQLAGPEEQLGGLSMAESP is encoded by the exons ATGCTGCGCCGCAAGCCTTCCAACGCCGGCGACAAGGAGCCGGGACACAGGAAG CTTTCCCTACAGCGTTCCAGCAGCTTCAAGGATTTCAACAAGTCCAAGGTCAGTTCCCCCGTGTCAAGCGAGgagttcagcctggaggagaat ATCCCTGAGGAtgatgccagcagtgccagtgctgaGGAGGGCGCACGGAGCAGCGGGACCAAGCTGGGCAGGAAGTGGCGGGCAGTCATCTCCCGCACCATGAACCGCAAGATGGGCAGGATGGCTGTGAGAGCGCTGGCCGAGGGCAAG ggagaggtggAGGCAGAGAGGCCAtgccccctgtccccagccagcagcgtggaagagcagagccatgaCAAGGTGCCCCTGTCGTacctggagctggaggaggaggaggatgggcgCCCAGCCCTCAGACGCCAGATGTCCAGCG GCAGCgacattcccagccctggcgatcccagggacagccagcagctggaggagaccgtCCCAGCCTACACTGGCCCCTTCTGTGGCCGGGCCCGTGTCCACACCGACTTCACCCCCAGCCCCTATGACAAGGACTCCCTGAAGCTGCGG AAAGGGGACATCATCGGCATCATTGAGAAGCCACCTGTGGGCACCTGGACCGGGCTGCTCCACAACAGGGTGGGCTCCTTCAAGTTCATCTACGTGGATGTGATCCCTGAGGAGACGGTCCCTGCCCGCAGGAGCCGGAGCTCCAGCCGGAACAAGCGCCTCAAGCCCAAGACCCTCCATGAGCTGCTGGAGCGCATCAACctgcag GAACAcacccccaccctcctgctgaaTGGGTACCAGACCCTGGAGGACTTCAAGGAGCTGCGGGAGACCCACCTGAATGAACTGCACATCATGGACCCCCAGCACCGCGCCAAGCTGCTGACGGCTGCCGAGCTCCTCCTGGACTATGACA cagccagtGAGCCAGAGGATGGTGACAGCACTGAGGCCCTGCCATCACCCTCAGAGCCCAAGGGGGACATTCCCCGGGACTCCGGCTGCTTCGAGGGATCAGAGACCCTGGATGGCAGCCGGGAGGAGGCCGAGCTGGGGGgtcctgaggagcagctggcgggtcctgaggagcagctggggggtCTCTCCATGGCAGAATCCCCTTGA
- the SASH3 gene encoding SAM and SH3 domain-containing protein 3 isoform X3, with amino-acid sequence MLRRKPSNAGDKEPGHRKLSLQRSSSFKDFNKSKVSSPVSSEEFSLEENIPEDDASSASAEEGARSSGTKLGRKWRAVISRTMNRKMGRMAVRALAEGKQGEVEAERPCPLSPASSVEEQSHDKVPLSYLELEEEEDGRPALRRQMSSGSDIPSPGDPRDSQQLEETVPAYTGPFCGRARVHTDFTPSPYDKDSLKLRKGDIIGIIEKPPVGTWTGLLHNRVGSFKFIYVDVIPEETVPARRSRSSSRNKRLKPKTLHELLERINLQEHTPTLLLNGYQTLEDFKELRETHLNELHIMDPQHRAKLLTAAELLLDYDTSEPEDGDSTEALPSPSEPKGDIPRDSGCFEGSETLDGSREEAELGGPEEQLAGPEEQLGGLSMAESP; translated from the exons ATGCTGCGCCGCAAGCCTTCCAACGCCGGCGACAAGGAGCCGGGACACAGGAAG CTTTCCCTACAGCGTTCCAGCAGCTTCAAGGATTTCAACAAGTCCAAGGTCAGTTCCCCCGTGTCAAGCGAGgagttcagcctggaggagaat ATCCCTGAGGAtgatgccagcagtgccagtgctgaGGAGGGCGCACGGAGCAGCGGGACCAAGCTGGGCAGGAAGTGGCGGGCAGTCATCTCCCGCACCATGAACCGCAAGATGGGCAGGATGGCTGTGAGAGCGCTGGCCGAGGGCAAG cagggagaggtggAGGCAGAGAGGCCAtgccccctgtccccagccagcagcgtggaagagcagagccatgaCAAGGTGCCCCTGTCGTacctggagctggaggaggaggaggatgggcgCCCAGCCCTCAGACGCCAGATGTCCAGCG GCAGCgacattcccagccctggcgatcccagggacagccagcagctggaggagaccgtCCCAGCCTACACTGGCCCCTTCTGTGGCCGGGCCCGTGTCCACACCGACTTCACCCCCAGCCCCTATGACAAGGACTCCCTGAAGCTGCGG AAAGGGGACATCATCGGCATCATTGAGAAGCCACCTGTGGGCACCTGGACCGGGCTGCTCCACAACAGGGTGGGCTCCTTCAAGTTCATCTACGTGGATGTGATCCCTGAGGAGACGGTCCCTGCCCGCAGGAGCCGGAGCTCCAGCCGGAACAAGCGCCTCAAGCCCAAGACCCTCCATGAGCTGCTGGAGCGCATCAACctgcag GAACAcacccccaccctcctgctgaaTGGGTACCAGACCCTGGAGGACTTCAAGGAGCTGCGGGAGACCCACCTGAATGAACTGCACATCATGGACCCCCAGCACCGCGCCAAGCTGCTGACGGCTGCCGAGCTCCTCCTGGACTATGACA ccagtGAGCCAGAGGATGGTGACAGCACTGAGGCCCTGCCATCACCCTCAGAGCCCAAGGGGGACATTCCCCGGGACTCCGGCTGCTTCGAGGGATCAGAGACCCTGGATGGCAGCCGGGAGGAGGCCGAGCTGGGGGgtcctgaggagcagctggcgggtcctgaggagcagctggggggtCTCTCCATGGCAGAATCCCCTTGA
- the SASH3 gene encoding SAM and SH3 domain-containing protein 3 isoform X1 — protein MAAPGREQKTHPSTGITLGLAEQLKEQRGAGAGNAGRNPYHTFPFPPSHLCPCSQLSLQRSSSFKDFNKSKVSSPVSSEEFSLEENIPEDDASSASAEEGARSSGTKLGRKWRAVISRTMNRKMGRMAVRALAEGKQGEVEAERPCPLSPASSVEEQSHDKVPLSYLELEEEEDGRPALRRQMSSGSDIPSPGDPRDSQQLEETVPAYTGPFCGRARVHTDFTPSPYDKDSLKLRKGDIIGIIEKPPVGTWTGLLHNRVGSFKFIYVDVIPEETVPARRSRSSSRNKRLKPKTLHELLERINLQEHTPTLLLNGYQTLEDFKELRETHLNELHIMDPQHRAKLLTAAELLLDYDTASEPEDGDSTEALPSPSEPKGDIPRDSGCFEGSETLDGSREEAELGGPEEQLAGPEEQLGGLSMAESP, from the exons ATGGCAGCTCCTGGAAGAGAGCAAAAAACTCATCCCAGCACTGGCATTACCCTGGGAttggcagagcagctcaaagagcagagaggagctggggcagggaatgCAGGAAGAAACCCATATCACACCTTTCCATTTCCCCCCTCACACCTCTGCCCCTGCTCTCAGCTTTCCCTACAGCGTTCCAGCAGCTTCAAGGATTTCAACAAGTCCAAGGTCAGTTCCCCCGTGTCAAGCGAGgagttcagcctggaggagaat ATCCCTGAGGAtgatgccagcagtgccagtgctgaGGAGGGCGCACGGAGCAGCGGGACCAAGCTGGGCAGGAAGTGGCGGGCAGTCATCTCCCGCACCATGAACCGCAAGATGGGCAGGATGGCTGTGAGAGCGCTGGCCGAGGGCAAG cagggagaggtggAGGCAGAGAGGCCAtgccccctgtccccagccagcagcgtggaagagcagagccatgaCAAGGTGCCCCTGTCGTacctggagctggaggaggaggaggatgggcgCCCAGCCCTCAGACGCCAGATGTCCAGCG GCAGCgacattcccagccctggcgatcccagggacagccagcagctggaggagaccgtCCCAGCCTACACTGGCCCCTTCTGTGGCCGGGCCCGTGTCCACACCGACTTCACCCCCAGCCCCTATGACAAGGACTCCCTGAAGCTGCGG AAAGGGGACATCATCGGCATCATTGAGAAGCCACCTGTGGGCACCTGGACCGGGCTGCTCCACAACAGGGTGGGCTCCTTCAAGTTCATCTACGTGGATGTGATCCCTGAGGAGACGGTCCCTGCCCGCAGGAGCCGGAGCTCCAGCCGGAACAAGCGCCTCAAGCCCAAGACCCTCCATGAGCTGCTGGAGCGCATCAACctgcag GAACAcacccccaccctcctgctgaaTGGGTACCAGACCCTGGAGGACTTCAAGGAGCTGCGGGAGACCCACCTGAATGAACTGCACATCATGGACCCCCAGCACCGCGCCAAGCTGCTGACGGCTGCCGAGCTCCTCCTGGACTATGACA cagccagtGAGCCAGAGGATGGTGACAGCACTGAGGCCCTGCCATCACCCTCAGAGCCCAAGGGGGACATTCCCCGGGACTCCGGCTGCTTCGAGGGATCAGAGACCCTGGATGGCAGCCGGGAGGAGGCCGAGCTGGGGGgtcctgaggagcagctggcgggtcctgaggagcagctggggggtCTCTCCATGGCAGAATCCCCTTGA
- the ZDHHC9 gene encoding palmitoyltransferase ZDHHC9 produces the protein MSVMVARKKVVRKWEKLPGRNTFCCDGRIMMARQKGIFYLTLFLILGTCALFFAFECRYLAVQLSPAIPVFAAVLFLFAMATLLRTSFSDPGVIPRALPDEAAFIEMEIEATNGTVPQGQRPPPRIKNFQINNQIVKLKYCYTCKIFRPPRASHCSICDNCVERFDHHCPWVGNCVGKRNYRYFYLFILSLSLLTIYIFTFNIVYVALKSLKIGFLNTLKETPGTVLEVLICFFTLWSVVGLTGFHTFLVALNQTTNEDIKGSWTGKNRVQNPYSHGNIVKNCCEVLCGPLPPSVLDRRGILQQEESTAQEGSCPQGPGTQEPLATQGPGQAQEGGMKQQDGSILPPSAVPAPSVSDTEMPEEKQRTPGELPVPPLDAGRAEH, from the exons ATGTCGGTGATGGTGGCGAGGAAGAAGGTGGTTCGGAAATGGGAGAAGCTGccgggcaggaacaccttctgCTGCGACGGCCGTATCATGATGGCCCGGCAGAAGGGCATCTTCTACCTGACACTCTTCCTCATCCTCGGCACCTGCGCCCTCTTCTTCGCCTTCGA GTGCCGGTACCTGGCGGTCCAGCTCTCCCCGGCCATCCCCGTGTTTGCAGCAGTTCTCTTCCTGTTCGCCATGGCCACGCTGCTGCGGACAAGCTTCAGTGACCCTGGCGTGATCCCGAGGGCCCTGCCCGATGAGGCAGCCTTCATTGAGATGGAGATTG AGGCCACCAACGGGACCGTGCCGCAGGGTCAGCGCCCGCCCCCGCGCATCAAGAACTTCCAGATCAACAATCAGATTGTGAAGCTCAAGTACTGCTACACGTGTAAGATCTTCCGGCCGCCCCGCGCCTCGCACTGCAGCATCTGCGACAACTGCGTGG AGCGCTTTGACCATCACTGTCCCTGGGTGGGCAACTGCGTGGGAAAGAGGAACTACCGCTACTTCTACCTCTTCATCCTCTCGCTTTCCCTCCTCACCATCTACATCTTCACCTTCAACATCGTCTACGTAGCACTGA AATCTCTGAAGATTGGGTTTCTGAACACGTTGAAGGAAACCCCAGGGAC TGTACTGGAGGTGCTCATCTGTTTCTTCACGCTGTGGTCGGTGGTGGGGTTAACTGGGTTCCACACCTTCCTGGTGGCACTGAATCAGACAACCAACGAAGAC ATTAAGGGGTCCTGGACTGGGAAGAACCGTGTGCAGAATCCCTACAGCCACGGCAACATAGTGAAGAACTGCTGCGAGGTGCTCTGCGGGCCCCTACCCCCCAG TGTCCTGGACAGACGGGgcatcctgcagcaggaggagagcaCAGCTCAGGAGGGGTCGTGCCCGCAGGGACCCGGCACGCAGGAGCCCCTGGCCACTCAGGGCCCTGGGCAGGCCCAGGAGGGTGGCATGAagcagcaggatggcagcaTTCTTCCCCCCAGTGCT GTCCCTGCCCCATCTGTGAGTGACAccgagatgccagaggagaagcaGCGAACGCCTGGGGAGCTCCCGGTGCCCCCCCTGGACGCTGGGCGAGCGGAGCACTAG
- the UTP14A gene encoding U3 small nucleolar RNA-associated protein 14 homolog A isoform X2, with protein sequence MAEEDPAAAAAGSGSESEEGQEDGERRHRQLLEAISALSGRKRRKLAERSEASGQVSEFNVTCKGAGEKLVLSELLQPIHPKSTLGSVRKELARVKRKAAVELPLSKEEAKRVVREAAYVTTSKDVGKWQQVVLQNRRAEQLVFPLRQDIATVTPLERVTSAWKARTPLEQEIFGLLHKTQQPVTDPLLTPEEMASVQAMSLEEARRRRAELQKARAVQSYYEAKARRAKRIKSKKYHRVLKKSRRRQALKEFEQLHKSDPAAALARLEELEQLRMQERMSLKHQNKGKWAKSRAIMAKYDLEARKAMQEQLARNKELMQKVRVEPPEEELCEVLEEDTTALPMPSGANPWMLGRPSGLAPEPEAQEGPRDDIVPGAVENKDKMEEEEEELSEEEALLQDFEQKRRERTGSPEGQGRDHVGADETEIGAEQPRDSPVPPVCAEELVSAGLEPPPQAQEQLLLSEQPRRVRTMEDVENLAKDELVEEQEKLVVLRAGKQAQQQEEGRAGDRHTKKAPAKRKMISLEAVLDGKPQEMDCPSLPVVLEEEEGGIEQRGMITEAFAGDDVVADFRREKRKAEEAGKPQPVNLVLPGWGEWGGTGLKPSARKVKRFLIKPPPAPQRKDQHLPHVIMSEKRNIHAAAHQVSELPFPFERHQQFEQSMRTPVGPTWNTQRAFQKLTAPRVITRTGHIIQPISAEDVSDTAPGSEARLEGEAMPSRKAGPGKKAVSRGKAGPGKKAVSRGKAVPGQKAVSRGKAVPGAKAQPRRCRAQ encoded by the exons ATGGCGGAGGAGGACCCGGCAGCTgcggcggcggggagcggcagCGAGAGCGAGGAGGGG CAGGAGGATGGCGAGCGGCGGCAccggcagctcctggaggcCATCAGCGCCTTGTCCGGACGGAAGCG GCGGAAGCTGGCAGAGCGCTCGGAGGCGAGCGGGCAGGTGTCTGAGTTCAATGTCACCTGCAAAG GCGCTGGGGAAAAGCTGGTCCTGtcggagctgctgcagcccattcATCCCAAATCCACGCTGGGCAGTGTGAGGAAGGAGCTGGCCAGAGTGAAGCGGAAGGCGGCGGTCGAGCTGCCACTGAGCAAAGAGGAGGCCAAGAGG GTGGTGAGGGAGGCCGCCTATGTGACCACCTCGAAGGACGTGGGGAAGTGGCAGCAGGTGGTGCTGCAGAACCGGCGCGCGGAGCAGCTGGTGTTCCCTCTGCGGCAGGACATCGCCACCGTCACccctctggagagagtcacctCGGCATGGAAG GCTCGAACTCCACTGGAGCAGGAGATCTTTGGATTGCTCCACAAGACACAGCAGCCCGTCACAGACCCGCTGTTGACACCTGAGGAGATGGCCTCAGTGCAGGCCATGAGCTTGGAGGAG GCCCGGCGCCGGcgggcagagctgcagaaggcccgggcagtgCAGTCCTACTATGAGGCCAAGGCTCGGCGAGCAAAGCGGATCAAGAGCAAGAA GTACCACCGTGTGCTCAAGAAGAGCCGGAGGCGCCAGGCCCTGAAAGAGTTCGAGCAGCTGCACAAATCGGACCCTGCAGCCGCCTTGGCacggctggaggagctggagcagctcaggatgCAG GAGCGGATGAGCCTTAAGCACCAGAACAAGGGAAAATGGGCCAAATCCAGGGCCATTATGGCTAAGTATGACCTCGAG GCCCGCAAGGccatgcaggagcagctggccaGGAACAAGGAGCTGATGCAGAAGGTGCGGGTGGAGCCCCCTGAGGAGGAGCTGTGTGAGGTGCTTGAGGAGGACACCACGGCCTTGCCCATGCCCAGCGGGGCTAATCCCTGGATGCTGGGCAGGCCCAGTGGCCTGGCCCCAGAGCCTGAGGCACAGGAGGGTCCAAGAGATGACATAGTGCCTGGTGCTGTGGAGAACAAGGAcaagatggaggaggaggaagaggagctgtcAGAAGAAGAAGCTCTGCTGCAAGACTTCGAGCAGAAACGACGGGAGCGGAcagggagccctgaggggcagggcagagaccATG TAGGTGCTGATGAGACTGAGATTGGTGctgagcagcccagggacagcccagtCCCCCCAGTCTGTGCTGAGGAGTTGGTGAGCGCAGGGCTAGAGCCTCCCCCTCAGgcccaggaacagctcctgctctcGGAGCAGCCGCGCCGCGTGCGGACCATGGAGGATGTGGAGAATCTGGCTAAGGACGAGCTTGTGGAAGAGCAGGAGAAGCTGGTAGTCCTGAGAGCAGGGAAgcaagcacagcagcaggaggaaggcagagctggggacagacaTACCAAGAAAGCACCAGCCAAGAGGAAGATGATCAGCTTGGAGGCTGTGCTGGATGGGAAGCCCCAGGAGATGGACTGCCCCAGCCTGCCTGTAGTCCTGGAAGAGGAG GAGGGTGGCATCGAGCAGCGCGGGATGATCACGGAGGCCTTTGCTGGGGATGATGTGGTCGCCGATTTCCGCCGGGAGAAGCGCAAGGCAGAGGAGGCAGGGAAGCCGCAGCCGGTGAACCtggtgctgccaggctggggcgAGTGGGGCGGCACGGGCCTGAAACCCAGCGCTAGGAAGGTCAAGAG GTTCCTGATCAAGCCACCGCCGGCGCCTCAGCGGAAGGACCAGCACTTGCCCCACGTCATCATGAGTGAGAAGCGCAACATCCACGCGGCAGCGCATCAG GTCAGCGAGCTGCCCTTCCCCTTCGAGCGGCACCAGCAGTTTGAGCAGAGCATGCGGACGCCCGTGGGCCCCACGTGGAACACTCAGCGTGCCTTCCAGAAGCTGACAGCCCCTCGAGTCATCACCCGCACCGGCCACATCATCCAGCCCATCTCGGCCGAGGACGTCTCCGACACGGCCCCTGGCAGCGAGGCCAGGCTTGAGGGGGAGGCCATGCCCAGCAGGAAGGCTGGGCCCGGGAAGAAGGCTGTGTCCAGGGGGAAGGCTGGGCCCGGGAAGAAGGCTGTGTCCAGGGGGAAGGCTGTGCCTGGGCAGAAGGCTGTGTCCAGGGGGAAGGCTGTTCCTGGGGCGAAGGCACAGCCCCGGCGCTGCAGAGCGCAGTAG
- the UTP14A gene encoding U3 small nucleolar RNA-associated protein 14 homolog A isoform X1, which translates to MAEEDPAAAAAGSGSESEEGEDGERRHRQLLEAISALSGRKRRKLAERSEASGQVSEFNVTCKGAGEKLVLSELLQPIHPKSTLGSVRKELARVKRKAAVELPLSKEEAKRVVREAAYVTTSKDVGKWQQVVLQNRRAEQLVFPLRQDIATVTPLERVTSAWKARTPLEQEIFGLLHKTQQPVTDPLLTPEEMASVQAMSLEEARRRRAELQKARAVQSYYEAKARRAKRIKSKKYHRVLKKSRRRQALKEFEQLHKSDPAAALARLEELEQLRMQERMSLKHQNKGKWAKSRAIMAKYDLEARKAMQEQLARNKELMQKVRVEPPEEELCEVLEEDTTALPMPSGANPWMLGRPSGLAPEPEAQEGPRDDIVPGAVENKDKMEEEEEELSEEEALLQDFEQKRRERTGSPEGQGRDHGEELKAQSWVGWECWGLDKGRGIWGQFLADFTQLSLLSALWSDHFYPQQVGADETEIGAEQPRDSPVPPVCAEELVSAGLEPPPQAQEQLLLSEQPRRVRTMEDVENLAKDELVEEQEKLVVLRAGKQAQQQEEGRAGDRHTKKAPAKRKMISLEAVLDGKPQEMDCPSLPVVLEEEEGGIEQRGMITEAFAGDDVVADFRREKRKAEEAGKPQPVNLVLPGWGEWGGTGLKPSARKVKRFLIKPPPAPQRKDQHLPHVIMSEKRNIHAAAHQVSELPFPFERHQQFEQSMRTPVGPTWNTQRAFQKLTAPRVITRTGHIIQPISAEDVSDTAPGSEARLEGEAMPSRKAGPGKKAVSRGKAGPGKKAVSRGKAVPGQKAVSRGKAVPGAKAQPRRCRAQ; encoded by the exons ATGGCGGAGGAGGACCCGGCAGCTgcggcggcggggagcggcagCGAGAGCGAGGAGGGG GAGGATGGCGAGCGGCGGCAccggcagctcctggaggcCATCAGCGCCTTGTCCGGACGGAAGCG GCGGAAGCTGGCAGAGCGCTCGGAGGCGAGCGGGCAGGTGTCTGAGTTCAATGTCACCTGCAAAG GCGCTGGGGAAAAGCTGGTCCTGtcggagctgctgcagcccattcATCCCAAATCCACGCTGGGCAGTGTGAGGAAGGAGCTGGCCAGAGTGAAGCGGAAGGCGGCGGTCGAGCTGCCACTGAGCAAAGAGGAGGCCAAGAGG GTGGTGAGGGAGGCCGCCTATGTGACCACCTCGAAGGACGTGGGGAAGTGGCAGCAGGTGGTGCTGCAGAACCGGCGCGCGGAGCAGCTGGTGTTCCCTCTGCGGCAGGACATCGCCACCGTCACccctctggagagagtcacctCGGCATGGAAG GCTCGAACTCCACTGGAGCAGGAGATCTTTGGATTGCTCCACAAGACACAGCAGCCCGTCACAGACCCGCTGTTGACACCTGAGGAGATGGCCTCAGTGCAGGCCATGAGCTTGGAGGAG GCCCGGCGCCGGcgggcagagctgcagaaggcccgggcagtgCAGTCCTACTATGAGGCCAAGGCTCGGCGAGCAAAGCGGATCAAGAGCAAGAA GTACCACCGTGTGCTCAAGAAGAGCCGGAGGCGCCAGGCCCTGAAAGAGTTCGAGCAGCTGCACAAATCGGACCCTGCAGCCGCCTTGGCacggctggaggagctggagcagctcaggatgCAG GAGCGGATGAGCCTTAAGCACCAGAACAAGGGAAAATGGGCCAAATCCAGGGCCATTATGGCTAAGTATGACCTCGAG GCCCGCAAGGccatgcaggagcagctggccaGGAACAAGGAGCTGATGCAGAAGGTGCGGGTGGAGCCCCCTGAGGAGGAGCTGTGTGAGGTGCTTGAGGAGGACACCACGGCCTTGCCCATGCCCAGCGGGGCTAATCCCTGGATGCTGGGCAGGCCCAGTGGCCTGGCCCCAGAGCCTGAGGCACAGGAGGGTCCAAGAGATGACATAGTGCCTGGTGCTGTGGAGAACAAGGAcaagatggaggaggaggaagaggagctgtcAGAAGAAGAAGCTCTGCTGCAAGACTTCGAGCAGAAACGACGGGAGCGGAcagggagccctgaggggcagggcagagaccATGGTGAGGAGCTCAAGGCCCAGAGCTgggtgggctgggagtgctgggggctggaCAAAGGGAGGGGGATCTGGGGACAGTTTTTGGCTGATTTCACACAGCTGTCCTTACTCTCTGCCCTGTGGAGTGACCATTTCTACCCTCAACAAGTAGGTGCTGATGAGACTGAGATTGGTGctgagcagcccagggacagcccagtCCCCCCAGTCTGTGCTGAGGAGTTGGTGAGCGCAGGGCTAGAGCCTCCCCCTCAGgcccaggaacagctcctgctctcGGAGCAGCCGCGCCGCGTGCGGACCATGGAGGATGTGGAGAATCTGGCTAAGGACGAGCTTGTGGAAGAGCAGGAGAAGCTGGTAGTCCTGAGAGCAGGGAAgcaagcacagcagcaggaggaaggcagagctggggacagacaTACCAAGAAAGCACCAGCCAAGAGGAAGATGATCAGCTTGGAGGCTGTGCTGGATGGGAAGCCCCAGGAGATGGACTGCCCCAGCCTGCCTGTAGTCCTGGAAGAGGAG GAGGGTGGCATCGAGCAGCGCGGGATGATCACGGAGGCCTTTGCTGGGGATGATGTGGTCGCCGATTTCCGCCGGGAGAAGCGCAAGGCAGAGGAGGCAGGGAAGCCGCAGCCGGTGAACCtggtgctgccaggctggggcgAGTGGGGCGGCACGGGCCTGAAACCCAGCGCTAGGAAGGTCAAGAG GTTCCTGATCAAGCCACCGCCGGCGCCTCAGCGGAAGGACCAGCACTTGCCCCACGTCATCATGAGTGAGAAGCGCAACATCCACGCGGCAGCGCATCAG GTCAGCGAGCTGCCCTTCCCCTTCGAGCGGCACCAGCAGTTTGAGCAGAGCATGCGGACGCCCGTGGGCCCCACGTGGAACACTCAGCGTGCCTTCCAGAAGCTGACAGCCCCTCGAGTCATCACCCGCACCGGCCACATCATCCAGCCCATCTCGGCCGAGGACGTCTCCGACACGGCCCCTGGCAGCGAGGCCAGGCTTGAGGGGGAGGCCATGCCCAGCAGGAAGGCTGGGCCCGGGAAGAAGGCTGTGTCCAGGGGGAAGGCTGGGCCCGGGAAGAAGGCTGTGTCCAGGGGGAAGGCTGTGCCTGGGCAGAAGGCTGTGTCCAGGGGGAAGGCTGTTCCTGGGGCGAAGGCACAGCCCCGGCGCTGCAGAGCGCAGTAG